In one Sandaracinaceae bacterium genomic region, the following are encoded:
- the yhbY gene encoding ribosome assembly RNA-binding protein YhbY, whose translation MSEPKAPPRRPKDDLTGKQRSYLRGLAHHIQPVVQVGREGITDGVVDAVTRALRDHELIKVRVLESSPDERREATPKLSQLCGAHEVGQLGRVVILYRAHDTDPVIRLPRRAAAK comes from the coding sequence ATGAGCGAGCCCAAGGCGCCGCCCCGTCGTCCCAAGGACGACCTCACGGGCAAACAGCGAAGCTACCTCCGAGGGCTCGCGCACCACATTCAGCCGGTGGTCCAGGTCGGACGGGAAGGGATCACCGACGGGGTGGTGGACGCCGTCACGCGTGCATTGCGCGATCACGAGCTGATCAAAGTGCGCGTGCTCGAGTCCTCACCCGACGAGCGCCGAGAAGCCACGCCGAAGCTCTCCCAGCTGTGCGGTGCTCACGAGGTGGGTCAGCTCGGCCGGGTGGTCATTCTCTACCGCGCCCACGACACCGATCCCGTCATCCGTCTGCCGCGACGCGCTGCCGCGAAGTGA
- a CDS encoding NRDE family protein, translated as MCTLIAFHHGAGSATHAEATSRHGTWVAANRDELYARPSRPPERIAPSVVAGVDVSQGGTWLGMHAAGLFAGLTNQRSFGPRDPSKRTRGEVVTGALADGTLGGALTHLRSLDGREYNGFNLLVGDGRELFVAYARPDRAALEVEALPPGIHVLGNDRLESPTFPKAERIARAAAQHSARYPHAPLDEQLDPLRTLLADHTQPPLSEVRVSVDSPFPPELLRALEATCIHTSQYGTVSSALLELVPGALPRYWFADGPPCRTHFRAVPVADLLIR; from the coding sequence ATGTGCACGCTGATCGCGTTCCACCATGGCGCCGGCTCAGCCACTCACGCGGAGGCGACCTCGCGGCACGGAACCTGGGTCGCGGCCAACCGTGACGAACTCTATGCACGACCCTCACGCCCTCCCGAGCGGATCGCCCCCTCCGTCGTGGCCGGCGTCGACGTGTCGCAAGGAGGAACCTGGCTGGGCATGCACGCGGCCGGTCTCTTCGCGGGGCTGACCAACCAACGCAGCTTCGGTCCGCGCGACCCCAGCAAGCGGACGCGCGGCGAGGTCGTGACGGGCGCCCTCGCAGACGGCACGCTCGGCGGCGCCCTCACCCACCTCCGGTCCCTCGACGGACGCGAGTACAACGGCTTCAACCTCCTGGTGGGTGACGGACGAGAGCTGTTCGTTGCCTACGCCCGACCCGACCGGGCGGCGCTCGAGGTGGAGGCGCTCCCCCCCGGCATCCACGTGCTCGGCAATGATCGCCTCGAGTCCCCGACCTTCCCCAAAGCGGAGCGAATCGCCCGCGCCGCTGCGCAGCACTCCGCACGCTACCCGCACGCCCCGCTGGACGAACAGCTGGATCCGCTGCGCACGCTGCTGGCGGACCACACGCAGCCGCCGCTCTCCGAGGTGCGCGTCTCCGTGGACAGCCCGTTCCCGCCCGAGCTGCTGCGGGCGCTAGAGGCCACGTGCATCCACACCTCCCAATACGGAACGGTGTCGTCTGCGCTGCTCGAGTTGGTCCCTGGAGCTCTCCCCCGCTACTGGTTCGCGGACGGACCACCCTGCCGAACCCACTTTCGGGCCGTCCCCGTGGCGGACCTTCTGATACGCTGA
- a CDS encoding SAM-dependent methyltransferase — MSTDPFAVELCPFPFRPLLKVYQASDVLREPVRSAYRVVSLGMVDHVSLRTSAIDRAVGGALADGAEQVVLLGAGLDARARRLPALTGRPVFEVDHPATQRYKRKKMGEHEGLSYVAVDFERDDLGERLASAGFDVGRVTTWVWEGVTMYLAPLARLEQLSAPGSRLIATYMVPDAVPFGVVGAHVVRRTFDAIGEGLRASYERADMKQLLDQHGFTVLTDSNSTDWAAAADVSAWQTVVMRGERLVVARRRP, encoded by the coding sequence ATGAGCACCGACCCCTTCGCGGTCGAGCTCTGCCCGTTTCCGTTCCGTCCGTTGCTGAAGGTCTACCAGGCGAGCGACGTGCTGCGTGAACCCGTGCGCTCGGCCTACCGTGTCGTGTCGCTCGGGATGGTGGATCACGTCTCCTTGCGGACCTCGGCCATCGATCGCGCGGTCGGGGGGGCGTTGGCGGACGGGGCCGAGCAGGTGGTGCTGCTGGGTGCTGGGCTGGACGCTCGCGCGCGGCGACTCCCGGCACTCACCGGGCGCCCGGTGTTCGAGGTCGATCATCCGGCCACCCAGCGCTACAAGCGCAAGAAGATGGGCGAGCACGAGGGCCTCTCCTACGTGGCGGTGGACTTCGAGCGCGACGACCTCGGCGAGCGGCTCGCGTCGGCGGGGTTCGACGTCGGCCGCGTGACGACGTGGGTGTGGGAAGGGGTCACCATGTACCTCGCCCCGCTGGCCCGGCTCGAGCAGTTGTCTGCGCCCGGAAGCCGACTCATCGCGACGTATATGGTGCCCGATGCGGTGCCGTTCGGCGTGGTGGGTGCCCACGTGGTTCGTCGGACGTTCGATGCCATCGGCGAGGGGCTCCGCGCGAGCTACGAGCGGGCTGACATGAAGCAGCTGCTCGACCAGCACGGGTTCACGGTGCTGACCGACAGCAACAGCACCGACTGGGCTGCCGCGGCCGACGTGAGTGCTTGGCAGACGGTCGTCATGCGCGGCGAGCGTCTGGTCGTCGCGCGGCGTCGCCCCTGA
- the rpmA gene encoding 50S ribosomal protein L27: MAHKKGQGSSRNGRDSKAQYRGVKVFGGETVNAGSILVRQVGSTVHAGNNVGVGKDYTLWARIDGVVKFERRGRTAGKKVSVYPLTEQAAAE; this comes from the coding sequence ATGGCTCATAAAAAGGGACAGGGTTCTTCTCGCAACGGTCGTGACTCCAAGGCGCAGTACCGCGGGGTCAAGGTCTTCGGTGGCGAGACCGTCAACGCGGGCTCCATCCTGGTGCGCCAGGTCGGCAGCACCGTGCACGCGGGCAACAACGTCGGCGTGGGCAAGGACTACACGCTGTGGGCGCGCATCGACGGCGTGGTGAAGTTCGAGCGTCGCGGTCGCACGGCCGGCAAGAAGGTCAGCGTCTACCCGCTGACCGAGCAGGCCGCCGCGGAGTGA
- the rplU gene encoding 50S ribosomal protein L21 codes for MYAVIKTGGKQYRVQEGDTVRVEKLDGEIGGQVEFGEVLMLGGESPRVGTPTVGGAKVVAKIIGQDRAKKVIVFKMRRRKNYRRKYGHRQPFTELRIQSVQG; via the coding sequence ATGTACGCAGTCATCAAAACGGGCGGAAAACAGTACCGCGTCCAAGAAGGCGACACGGTCCGCGTCGAGAAGCTCGACGGTGAGATCGGTGGCCAGGTCGAATTCGGCGAGGTCCTGATGCTGGGTGGCGAGTCCCCGCGCGTCGGCACGCCGACGGTCGGTGGCGCCAAGGTCGTCGCCAAGATCATCGGCCAGGACCGCGCCAAGAAGGTCATCGTCTTCAAGATGCGCCGCCGCAAGAACTACCGCCGCAAGTACGGTCACCGCCAGCCCTTCACCGAGCTGCGCATCCAGAGCGTCCAAGGCTGA